The Triticum aestivum cultivar Chinese Spring chromosome 7B, IWGSC CS RefSeq v2.1, whole genome shotgun sequence genome window below encodes:
- the LOC123161672 gene encoding coiled-coil domain-containing protein 12, translated as MGAEEDAAARRERLKALRAAKELLSAPDGASPDPAPAPAPADADQQNGEHGMTEEQVDQPELPGPVDAPEDASKENVSPTKESDEIEDSGEVPLKFRNYLPHDERLRGGKVAPLSLPKFEDPIAADAAEPKQLENPFGNIAPKNPNWDLKRDVQKRIDKLEKRTQKALAEIALEQQKENEALEEGGDAAQE; from the exons ATGGGcgccgaggaggacgccgccgcccgccgcgagcGCCTCAAGGCCCTCCGCGCCGCCAAGGAGCTCCTCTCCGCGCCCGACGGCGCCTCCCCcgaccccgcccccgcccccgcccccgccgacgCGGACCAGCA GAATGGTGAACATGGGATGACAGAAGAACAGGTGGACCAACCAGAATTGCCAGGTCCTGTGGATGCACCCGAGGATGCTTCCAAGGAGAACGTTAGCCCCACTAAGGAATCTGATGAGATTGAAGACAGTGG GGAGGTACCACTGAAGTTCAGAAACTACCTTCCTCATGATGAGCGGCTCAGAGGTGGCAAGGTGGCCCCGCTGTCTCTTCCCAAGTTTGAAGATCCGATCGCTGCTGATGCTGCCGAGCCAAAGCAGCTGGAG AACCCGTTTGGGAACATCGCTCCAAAGAACCCAAACTGGGACCTGAAACGGGACGTGCAGAAGAGGATCGACAAGCTGGAGAAGCGCACCCAGAAAGCTCTGGCGGAGATTGCAT TGGAGCAGCAAAAGGAGAATGAGGCGCTGGAGGAGGGAGGCGATGCAGCTCAAGAGTGA
- the LOC123156906 gene encoding uncharacterized protein, with amino-acid sequence MAPPAAGDTPPPPPPPAAAEGGASTEEESRWLAALSEPELDLLISLKMLAVKRAETAGRPHLADAFDLRTLRALGVVLLEDFKHRLREETSLDATGLDRLALSRDAVTDVSVGSSSSDSEVFRRRSKDQPIKPSGVKRKRKQTHDGRHGEAVQSNKKRRKTSERRWRRS; translated from the exons atggCGCCTCCCGCCGCCGGCGACACCCCACCTCCACCCCCTCCTCCGGCGGCCGCAGAGGGCGGCGccagcaccgaggaggagtcgCGGTGGCTCGCGGCCCTCTCCGAGCCCGAGCTC GATTTGCTCATCAGCCTGAAGATGCTGGCCGTGAAGCGGGCGGAGACGGCCGGCCGCCCCCACCTCGCCGACGCCTTCGATCTGCGCACCCTGCGTGCCCTTG GTGTCGTTTTGCTGGAAGATTTCAAACACCGACTAAGAGAAGAAACCTCACTTGATGCAACCGGTCTTGATAGACTTGCGCTATCAAGGGATGCTGTTACGGATGTTAGTGTCGGTAGTAGTAGCAGTGATTCCGAGGTGTTCAGGCGGCGCAGCAAAGATCAGCCAATAAAGCCAAGCGGAGTCAAGAGGAAACGAAAGCAGACGCATGATGG GCGTCATGGAGAGGCTGTCCAAAgtaacaagaaaagaagaaaaactagcGAGAGGAGATGGCGGCGATCATAA
- the LOC123156904 gene encoding protease 2, whose amino-acid sequence MLLRIGLAVGSTLPRLPSIPPPLRPQSSCRLLSRRRALLLLPLSSLRPSASPVSSAAAMAAPPVARKVPRKLAEHGDVRVDDYYWLRDDARADPAVLAHLRAENDYTAALMSDTKQLEDEIFAEIRGRIKEDDIDAPLRKGQYYYYKRTLTGKEYAQRCRRLVPTDGPVTVHDEMPTGPDAPAEHIILDENLKAEGHDYYSIGAFKVSPSGKLVAYAEDTKGDEIYTVFVIDAESGQYVGQPLKAITSDIEWAGDDNLVYITMDNILRPDKVWLHKLGSDQSEDTCLYHEKDDTFSLGLHASESKQYLFVGSGSKNTSFIFYLDIPNQSKELAVLTPRVDGIDTTASHRGNHFYITRRSEEFYNSELVACPLNNVAETTVLLPHRESVKIQDVQLFENHIAVYERENGLPKATVYRLPATGEAVGQLQGGRAIDFVDPAYAVEPEPSQFNSNVVRFYYSSMRTPPSIFDYDMDTGVSVLKKIDAVLGGFDVSNYVTERKWAAASDGTQIPMSVLYRKDMVKLDGSDPMLLYGYGSYEICIDPTFRGSRFSLVDRGFIYVIAHIRGGGEMGRKWYEDGKLLKKKNTFTDFIACAEHLIENKYCTKEKLCINGRSAGGLLMGAVLNMRPDLFKAAVAGVPFVDVLTTMLDPTIPLTTAEWEEWGDPRKEEYYYYMKSYSPVDNVKAQDYPHILVTAGLNDPRVMYSEPAKFVAKLRELKTENNLLLFKCELGAGHFSKSGRFEKLREDAFTYAFILKALGMTPPTTASSL is encoded by the exons ATGCTCCTCCGCATCGGCCTCGCCGTCGGCTCCACGCTCCCCCGCCTCCCCTCgatcccgccgccgctccggccccAATCCTCCTGCCGCCTCCtctcccgccgccgcgccctcctcctcctccccctctcctccctgcgcccctccgcctcgcccgtctcctccgccgccgcgatGGCCGCGCCGCCGGTGGCCAGGAAGGTGCCGCGGAAGCTGGCGGAGCACGGCGACGTGCGCGTCGACGACTACTACTGGCTCCGCGACGACGCGCGCGCCGACCCGGCCGTCCTCGCCCACCTCCGCGCCGAGAACGACTACACCGCCGCCCTCATGTCCG ACACCAAACAGCTTGAGGACGAAATATTCGCTGAGATCCGGGGGAGAATCAAGGAGGACGACATAGATGCGCCTCTCCGCAAGGGGCAGTATTACTACTACAAAAGAACATTGACCGGCAAGGAGTATGCGCAGCGCTGCAGGCGTCTTGTGCCGACCGATGGCCCTGTTACAGTCCACGATGAGATGCCCACGGGCCCTGATGCGCCTGCTGAGCATATTATTCTGGACGAGAATTTAAAGGCTGAGGGCCATGACTACTACAGCATCGGGGCTTTCAAG GTCAGTCCCAGCGGCAAACTAGTTGCTTATGCAGAGGACACCAAGGGTGATGAAATCTACACTGTTTTTGTCATTGACGCAGAGAGTGGACAGTATGTTGGGCAACCACTGAAAGCAATTACTTCTGACATTGAGTGGGCCGGTGATGACAACCTTGTTTACATAACAATGGACAACATTCTTCGACCAGATAAA GTATGGTTACACAAGTTAGGATCTGATCAATCTGAGGATACATGCCTGTATCATGAAAAGGATGACACATTTTCACTTGGTCTTCATGCTTCAGAAAGCAAACAGTATTTATTTGTTGGATCTGGAAGcaaaaatacaagctttatattttACCTGGACATACCCAATCAGAGCAAGGAGCTCGCAGTTTTGACACCTCGTGTAGATGGCATCGATACAACAGCAAGTCACCGTGGAAACCATTTCTATATTACAAGGAGAAGCGAAGAATTCTACAACTCCGAATTGGTTGCTTGCCCATTGAATAATGTAGCTGAGACCACTGTCTTGTTACCGCATAGAGAAAG TGTGAAAATTCAGGACGTCCAACTCTTTGAGAATCACATTGCTGTATATGAGCGTGAGAATGGTCTACCAAAAGCAACTGTCTATCGCTTACCAGCCACTGGAGAGGCAGTTGGGCAACTTCAGGGAGGACGGGCAATTGATTTTGTTGATCCAGCATATGCAGTGGAACCTGAGCCATCACAGTTCAATTCAAATGTTGTTCGCTTTTATTATAGCTCAATGAGGACGCCACCCTCTATCTTTGACTATGACATGGATACAGGGGTGTCGGTATTGAAGAAAATTGACGCT GTTTTAGGTGGATTTGATGTGTCAAACTATGTAACAGAGAGAAAATGGGCGGCTGCTTCTGATGGAACTCAGATCCCCATGTCTGTTCTTTACAGAAAAGATATGGTGAAGCTTGATGGCTCAGACCCCATGCTGCTATATGGATATGGCTCGTATGAG ATATGCATAGATCCGACTTTCAGGGGATCTAGGTTCTCTTTGGTGGACAGGGGTTTCATATATGTGATAGCTCATATCCGTGGAGGTGGTGAAATGGGCCGCAAGTGGTATGAAGATGGAAAGCTATTGAAGAAGAAAAACACTTTCACTGATTTCATTGCATGTGCTGAGCACTTGATAGAAAACAAGTACTGTACGAAAGAAAAGCTTTGCATCAACGGAAGAAGTGCAGGTGGCCTGTTGATGGGTGCTGTCCTAAATATGAGGCCCGACTTATTCAAAGCAGCTGTTGCTGGGGTGCCTTTCGTGGATGTTCTCACAACTATGCTTGACCCAACTATCCCGTTGACTACTGCTGAATGGGAG GAGTGGGGTGATCCAAGGAAAGAAGAATACTACTATTACATGAAATCTTATTCTCCTGTTGATAAC GTAAAAGCACAAGACTATCCCCACATTCTCGTCACTGCTGGCTTGAACG ATCCCCGCGTGATGTACTCGGAGCCTGCTAAGTTCGTGGCGAAGCTGAGGGAGCTCAAGACTGAAAACAACCTCCTGCTGTTCAAGTGCGAGCTCGGCGCCGGGCACTTCTCCAAGTCGGGGAG GTTTGAGAAGTTGCGAGAAGACGCCTTCACCTATGCATTCATTCTCAAGGCGCTGGGCATGACTCCTCCAACAACGGCTTCTTCGCTGTGA